CGTGCACTCGCTGGTCGACGCGGGCGATGAGATCGCGCTTCCAGCCCAGCCGCTGAACCTGCCAGGTGCCGAGACCAAAGAGGATGGCGGCAAGCAGCGTCAGGCAGATGGCGAAGAGGGCGCGTTTTGCCCGAAAATGCCGTCTTTCCGATTTTTCCGTCGAGGCTTCGCTCATGGGCTTAGGGCGCGCTCGGCCGCCCCTTCGTTACGGCATGTTCTTCATCATCTCTGGGCTCATCGGCATCATGTTGGTGTTGAGATGATGCATGACCCAGAGGGAGCCGGAGAGTGCGATGGCGACGATGACGATGGTGAAGATCAGCGCCATCATCGTCCAGCCGCCTTCGCTTCGGGGATTCATGTGCAGGAAGAAGACCATATGGACGACGATCTGGATCGCGCCGAGGCCCATCACCAGCACCGCTGTCAGCGTCGGGCTTTCGAACACGCCTGCCATAACGAGCCAGAAAGGAATGGCGGTCAGGATGACGGAGAGCACGAAGCCCGCCATATAGCTGCGGAACGTGCCGTGGCCGGCCTGGTGGCCGTGGCTGTGACCGTGATGGGCCTCGTGGGCATCTTCATGGGCGGGTGCTTGCGAACTCATCCGAGAACTCCGAGCAGATAGACGAAGGAAAAGACGCCGATCCAGACGACGTCGAGGAAGTGCCAGAACATCGAAAGGCACATCAGGCGGCGGCGGTTG
This window of the Rhizobium bangladeshense genome carries:
- the cyoD gene encoding cytochrome o ubiquinol oxidase subunit IV, translating into MSSQAPAHEDAHEAHHGHSHGHQAGHGTFRSYMAGFVLSVILTAIPFWLVMAGVFESPTLTAVLVMGLGAIQIVVHMVFFLHMNPRSEGGWTMMALIFTIVIVAIALSGSLWVMHHLNTNMMPMSPEMMKNMP